CAGATCCTGAAGGTTGCCATAACCGGCCAGAAGTCGAAGATAACGAGCCCCGGCTACGTCTGGCTCCCGCCGGAGTACTTCCAGCCCCAGCACAAGGATCAGAACTTCCCCGCGTCCATCGTCCTGACGGGCTACCCGGGCACCGCCGAGAACCTGATCAAAGGGCTCGACTACCCGATGAAGGCCTTCAGTCTGTCCAAGTCGGGCAAGATGAAGCCGATGATCCTGGTGATGCTGCGCCCGACCATCGCGCCGCCGCGTGACACCGAGTGCGTCGATATACCCGGTGGCCCGCAGACCGAGACCTTCTTCGCCGAGGACCTCCCGCAGGCCATCACGAACACCTTCCGGGTCGGCAAGAAGCCGGAGAACATGGGCTTCATCGGCAATTCCACGGGCGGTTACTGCGCGCTGAAGATCGCCGCGCACTACCCGCAGACCTTCGGCGCCGCCGCGGGTCTGTCCGCGTACTACGACGCCCCGGACGACCCGACGACCGGCGACCTGTTCCACGGGGACGAGAAGCTGAAGAAGCGCGCGGACGTGCTGCACAGCATCGGGAACAAGAAGCCGAGCGGTACGTCCTTCCTCGTGACCAGCAGCGAGAAGGGCGAGCCGAACCTCGGTGACACCCGGAAGTTCATCAAGAAGGTGCAGGGCCCGGACCGGGTCTCCTCGATCATCCTCGACAGCGGTGGCCACAACTTCAACACGTGGCGACGCGAGATCCCGCCGATGCTGGTGTGGATGAGCGGACGCATCCAGGCCTGAGGCCGTTGACGCGGTGAAGGCGGAAGGGCCCGGCTTCGGCCGGGCCCTTCCGCGTTCGCGCTACGCGTCCTGCAACTGGGCCCGGCGCAGTGCCCGGTGCACGCCCTCCGGGGTCAGTACGCCGACCAGGGCGCCGGAGTCGGGGTCGGTGACCCCGATCCGGCCCGAGTCCTCCTGCAGCAGGGCGGCGAGCGCCTCGCGCAGCGTCGCGCCCAGCTCCACGGCCGCGGCGGGAGCCTTGCCCTCGGCGGCCGCCAGGTCGGCCGCCTCGACCGCGGTGACGGCGAGCCGTTTCAGGCCCCGGTCGGAGCCGACGAAGGAGGCCACGTACGGGGTGGCCGGCGACCCGAGGACCGCCGCGGGGCGGGCGAACTGCTCGATGGTGCCGGTCCCGTAGACGGCTATGCGGTCGCCGAGCCGGATGGCCTCCTCCAGGTCGTGCGTGACCAGCAGGATCGTCTTGCGCACCGTCTTCTGCAGCGTCAGGAACTCGTTCTGCAGCCGTTCGCGCACCACCGGGTCCACCGCGCCGAACGGCTCGTCCATCAGCAGCACCGGTGGATCGGCGGCGAGTGCGCGGGCCACGCCGACGCGCTGGCGCTGCCCGCCCGACAGCTGCTCCGGGTACCGGCCCCCGTACACGGCCGGGTCCAGCCCCACCAGTTCGAGCAGTTCGGCTGCCCGGGCGCGGGCTTTGGCCTTCGGGGTGCCGATCAGCTGCGGCACGGTCGCTGTGTTCTGCAGCACCGTCTTGTGCGGGAACAGCCCGACCTGCTGGATGACGTACCCGATGCGGCGGCGCAGCTCGACCGGGTCGGCGGCCGCGATGTCCTCGCCGGCCAGCAGGATCCGGCCGGCGGTCGGGTCGATCAGCCGGTTGACCATCTTCATCGTGGTCGTCTTGCCGCAGCCGGACGGTCCGACGAGCGTGACCAGCTCGCCCTCCGCCACCTCGAAGGACAGGTCCTCGACGGCTGTCGTCCCGTCGGGGTAGCGCTTGGTCACATGCTCGAATCGGATCACGGTCCCATCCTTCCGCACGCGCGGTGCGGTTGTGTGAAGGGCGTGTTGCTCCGGTGCGAAGGATTCCGGCCATGGGGGGTGGTGCGGGTTATGGTCGATCGTGACTGTGTGATCGAAAGACGTGTGTTCGAAAATGGGGGGTGAGGTGCATGGCGGGGCAGAACTGCCTGGTGGCGAACGACTGGATCTGCTGGGACTACGTCACCTCCCGCTCCCAGGAACTCACCGACGCCACCGTCGAACACATCTGGATCACGGGCGTGTCGGTCCTGATCGGCATCGTCGTGTCCGTGCCGCTCGCCCTGCTGGCCCGCCGCGGCCGCCACTGGGCGGCGCCCGTGCTCGCCTTCACCACGCTGCTCTACACGGTCCCCTCGCTGGCCATGTTCTCCCTGCTGCTGCCGGTCTTCGGGCTCTCGGCGGCGCTGGTGGTGACCGGGCTCGTGCTGTATTCGCTGACGATCCTGGTGCGCAACGTGCTGGCCGGCCTGGAGGCCGTGCCCGAGGAGGTGCGCGAGGCCGCGCGCGGCATGGGGTACGGGCCGGGGCGGCTGATGTGGCAGGTCGAACTGCCGCTGGCCCTGCCCGCGCTGCTCGCCGGCGTACGGATCGCCACCGTCTCGATGGTCGCGCTGACCACGGTCGGCTCCATCGTCGGCAAGGGGGGCCTCGGCAACCTCATCGCCCCGGCGGTGAACAGCTCCTTCAAGGCCCAGGTGCTCACCGCCTCGGTGCTGTGCGTGCTGCTCGCGCTCGTGGCGGACCTGCTGCTGCTGGGCATGCAGCGGCTGCTCACGCCGTGGACCAGGGCCGGAGCCCGCCCGGCGGCTTCCGGGAAGGGGGCCTGAGGCCGTGGGAGTACTGGGAGGGGCCTGGGACTGGCTGGCGAACGGCGCCAACTGGTCGGGGGAGAGCGGGGTCTGGCACCGGCTCGGCGAGCACGCCTACGTCAGCGGGGTCGCGCTGGCCGTCGCCTGCGCGGTGGCGCTTCCGGTCGGCCTGTACCTCGGCCACCTCGGCAAGGGCGGCGCCCTCGCGATCAACGTCTCCAACATCGGCCGGGCCGTTCCGGTCTTCGCGGTGCTGGCGCTGTTCATGGTCTCCCCGCTGCGCAACGCGGGCTATCTGCCGACCATCGCCGCGCTCGTGCTGTTTGCCGTCCCGCCGCTGCTGACGAACGCGTACGTCGGCATGCGCGGGGTGGACCGCTCGGTGGTGGAGGCCGCCCGGGGCATGGGCATGTCCGGGGGCCAGCTCTTCCTGCGCGTCGAGCTCCCGCTGGCGCGCGGCCTGGTGATGACCGGGCTGCGCTCGGGCGCGGTGCAGGTCATCGCCACGGCCACGATCGCCGCCATGGTCGGCCAGGGCGGCCTCGGCCGGATCATCACCGCCGGCTTCAACACGTACAACACCCCGCAGGTCGTCGCGGGTGCCCTGCTGGTGGCGGCGCTCGCCCTGCTGGTGGAGGGCGTGCTGGTGGCCGCGGACCGGCTGCTGCCGCGGGCCGCGGGCCACCGCTGAATCCTGTCCACACCCTCGAACGGAGTCACTCCATGACCAAGACCACGCGCGTCCTCGGCGCGTCCCTGGGCGCCCTGGCCCTGACGGTGTCGCTGGCCGCGTGCGGCGGTGACAGCCTGGAGAAGAGCAAGGACGGCGGCTCGTCGGCCCCGGCCGCGGAGGGCAAGGGCAGCCTGGTCGTCGGCGCCGCCGGGTTCACCGAGTCGAACGTGCTGGCGGAGCTGTACGCGCAGGTCCTCAAGGACGCGGGCTACGGCACCTCGATCAAGACGGTCAACAACCGCGAACTGTACGAACCCTCGCTGGAGAAGGGCGAGATCGACGTCGTCCCGGAGTACGCCGCCACGCTCGCGGAGTTCCTCAACGCCAAGGTGAACGGCCCGAAGGCGCCCGAGGAGAAGCCGGTGGCGTCGAGCGACGTCGCGGCGACGGTGGCGGGTCTGGAGAAGCTCGCCGCCCCGCTCGGGCTGAAGGCGCTGTCCGCGGGCGGGGCGGTCGACCAGAACGCATTCGCGGTGACCAGGGAATTCGCCCAGAAGAACAACCTGAAGACGCTTTCCGATCTTGGTAAGTCCGGACTGAAGGTGAAGATCGCGGCGGGCGACGAATGCTCCGTACGGCCCTTCTGCGCACCGGGGTTGACGAAGGCATACGGAATTCAGGTTTCCGGTATTGACCCGAAGGGCGTCGGCACCCCTCAGGCCAAGCAGGCCGTCAAGGACGGCGCCGACCAGCTCGTGCTGACCACGACCACGGACGCCACGCTCGACAGCTTCGGCCTGGTCCTGCTGGAGGACGACAAGAAGCTCCAGAACGCCGACAACGTGCTCCCGGTGGTCAACGCCAAGGATGCCGGCGGCCCCGAGGTCGCGGCCGCCCTCGACCAGCTGACCAAGGTCCTCACGACGGCCGATCTGGTCGACCTGAACCGGAAGGTGGACGCGGAGCGCGCCAAGCCGGCGGACGTGGCGAAGGCCTACCTGGAGTCCAAGGGCCTTCTGAAGAAGTAGAAGACACGTGGGTTGATGGAGGAATGTGGAGTACCTGCCCGGGAAGAGCGACAAGAGATTGCCGGGCGGGTATCCCGCTGGACCCCCACGCCCTGTAAATTTCGGGCCATGCCCCGTGGACGCCACCGCAATCCCGAACCCCTGCACCGGCTGCTCACGCCGACGACCGTCGCAGGTGTGTCCGTCATCAGCGCCGGAGCGGCCTGGCTGCTCGCGGAACCGCTGGCGCTGAGGCTCCTCGTGGCCCTCACCGCGGCCGCCGGGGTCGGCGGCGCCGTCGTGATGCGCGCCTGGGACCGGTCGGCCGGCCGCCGCGTCGCGGAGCTCGCGCGCGAGCGGGTCAAGGACGAGTGGCGGACGGACGAGCGGATAGCCGAGCTCGAATCCGACCTCGAAGAGGCCCGCGTGCTGCGCGGCCGGCTCGACGCCAAGCTGCGTGCCAAGCGGGTCGAACTGGCCGGGCTGCGCGGGGAGCACGCGGCGCTGCTGCGGCGGTACGCGACCGCCGAGACCGAGCGCGCCAGCGCCCTGGAGGGCCGCCGGCTGCTGGCCATCGAGGCCTCCGCGGCCCCGGCCGCCGCGCAGAAGGAACTTCCGCCCGTCTCCGAGGAGCGCACCTCGGCGGGCGCGCCCACCACGGTCGGCTACGCCCGGGCCCACGCGGCTCTGGGGGCGCTGGCCCGCAGGGCGCAGACGCAGGCGGCGCTGCCCGCGGGCCCCGCCGCGGCGTCGGCGCTCCCCGCGCCCTCGGCCCCCGCGTCCTCGGTCCCCGCTCGGCGTCCGGCGGCGGCGGTGGCCCCGTACGCGGCCCAGCGGCGTACGGCCTCCCGCGTCGAGGGCGGCTTCGACTTCTTCGGCACCAAGAACGCGGCGCAGGCCCGTGCGGTGATCGAGGCGGTCCAGAACGAGGACCTGGCCGACGTGGTCGGCGCCGAGGCCCTCGCGGTCCACAAGGCGGAGTCCGCCAAGGACGTTCCCGGACCGGAGTTCAAGCCGGCGACCGCCGAGACCCGTGCGGTGGGCCAGGTCATCGACCTGACGGCCCACGACGAGACCGAGCCGATCGACGTGGTCCGGCTGCGCACCGCGATCTCGTAGCACCCGTCCCCTGCCGCGCCGTCCCCGTCCGGCCCGTGCTCAGTCCCGGTACGAGGCCACCAGCCGGGCCAGGTGCCGGCCCGCCACCAGGAGCGGGGTGCGGCTCCGGGCGACCTGTGAGGTCATCTCGGCGCCCTCCAGGGTGTTGATCACGGTGACCGCCAGATCGCGCGCCTCCGGCTCCGGGTAGCCCGAAGCCAGGAGCTTCGCGGCGACCAGCTCCTGCCAGTTGGCGAAGGCCCGGGCGCAGGCCGCCTGGATCTCCGGCAGGCGGCCGACCGTTTCCAGGGCCGTGGCCGTCACCGGGCAGCCGTCCCTCCAGTCGGAGGCCTGCAGTTCCTGCGCGAGCAGGACGGCGACGGCCTCGACCGCCTCCGCCGGATCCTGGTGGGCGGCCAGTCCGTTGCGGAGCATCCCGGCGAACTCCTCGTCGCCGAAGTGGATCGCGGCCACCGCGAGCTCCTGCTTGCCGCCCGGGAAGAAGTGGTACAGCGAGCCCAGGGTCGCCTCGGCCTCGCGGACGAGCTGCTTGACCGGGGTGTTCTCGTAACCGCCGTGCTGCATGAGGCGGGAGGCGGTGCGGACCAGTCGGTCGCGCGTTCCCAGTGCTGTCTTCGTCCCTGCTGCTGCCATGGGCGTGATCCTACCGCCGATTCTGGATAGAGCGTTCGTTCTAGTCGATGGTACGGTCGTCCCGATCGCTGGATAGAGCGTTCGTTCTAGACCATGTCGCAGGGGAGAACTCCGTCATGAACCACGTTTCGACTGCCCAGGACACCAAGGTCACCGTCGTCGGTCTCGGCCCCATGGGCCGGGCGATGGCCGCCGCCTACCTCGACGCCGGCTACGAGGTCACCGTCTGGAACCGCAGCGCGGGCAAGGACGCCGACCTCGTGGCCCGCGGGGCCCGCCGGGCGGTCGGCATCGGCGAGGCCGTCGCCGCGAGCCGGCTGACCGTGCTCAGCCTCATCGACGTGGAGGCCATGTACGGCACGCTCGGTGACACCGACCTCGCCGGCCGCGTGCTCGCCAACCTGTCCTCGGACGTCCCGGACGCGGCCCGCGCGGCCGCGCGGTGGGCCGGGGAGCGCGGGGCCGCCTACCTCACCGGCGGGGTCAACGTCCCCCCGACCGGCATCGGGCAGGAGGGTTCCTCCGTCTTCGTCAGCGGCCCGGAGGAGGTCTACGAGGAGCACCGCGCCGCGCTCGACGTGCTCGCCGCCACCGACTACCGGGGCGTCGACCCCGGCTACGCGCAGCTGTACTACCAGCTCAACATGATCCTCTTCTGGACCGCCTACACGGGCTGGTACCAGGCCCTCGCCGTCGCCCGCGCCAACGGGCTGACGGCGGCCGACATCCTGCCCTACGCCGGCTACACGGCCGACAGCATGCGCGGCTTCTACACCCAGGGCGCCCCGCTCGTCGACGCCGGCGAGCACGGGGGCGAGTACGAGCGCCTCGCCATGTGCGCCGCCAGCGTCGAGCACGTCCTGCACACCGCCGCCGACTCCGGTGTGGACACCGGGATCCTGGCCGCGCACGCCGAGCTCTACCGGCGCGGGGTCGCCGCGGGCTTCGGCGCCGACAGCAGCTCGCGGCTGATCGGGCTGCTGGGCGGCGCCGGCAAGCCCTCCTAGGCCCAATGCTGGTGACTGGGCCCGGCCGGGCCCCAAGTCCGAACGGGTCCTGGCGGATCGAGTCGAACCAGCGGACGGCCTGCGGTGCCGAGCGGACGGCCGTGGTGAAGTGGGCGGCGTCCGGCCCCTGGTCGACGACCTTCGCGCGGACTCCGCGGCGGGCCGGATCGGCAGCTCCTGAGGTGTCGCGGGGAGCGCGGCCACGATGTCCTGCTCCCGGTGGTTGCCGTCGGACAGGTCTTCCACAGCCTGTGCACAGGGTGCGCGGAAGACCTCCGCGGGGTCCACGTGGAGCGGGTGCAGCCGGTTCCGGGCGGTGAGGGAGCAGGAGAGGGAGAAGACGGCGGACGCGGGCGCGCCCCGGCCGTCGCTGCCCCCCGCCGATCGAGGGGAAAGTCCCGGGCTGCGGGCGCAGTTGACCGGTGCGGCCTCAGAACAGCGGCAGCTGGCCGGGGTGTTCGGGCAGTACGAAGCCGTCCAGCGTCGGTGCGGAGGCGCCGAGCACGACCCGGGCCCGGGATCCGGGGCAGGACACCAGGTCGCCGCGCCCGCGCCCGGCCGGGGGGTCGTGGCGGGCGATCCGGCCGGCGGTGACGGCGCAGTCGCGGCCGCAGGCGGGGCAGGCCCGGCGGGGGGAGTGGGACATGGCCCCCAGTCTGCCCTGCCCCGCCGACATCAGCCCTGCCGGGCGGAGAGCCATGCCTCGTGGGCCTGCTGCACGCGGGCCCACAGCGCCGCCCGGTCGGCGGCGGTCAGGTCGTCGAGGTCGCGCCCGAAGACGCTCCCGATGACCTCGAAGAGCTCGTCCTCGTCGGCCAGTTCCCGCTCGCTGGTCCCCTTCGCGGAGTCGAGCCGCGTCAGGATGCGGCCGCGCAGCACGTCCGCGCCCTCCGCGTCGCGCCGGAACAGCGCGAAGGTCCGTACGAAGGGCGAGTCCTCGGCGGTGGACAGCCAGGTGTGCATGGCCTCGAAGCCGGCCGTCGTCGCCGGGGCGTCCCGGAAGTTCATCCGGGGCATGTGCATGTCGGGACTGAGGAGGCTCCAGCCCTCGCCCTCGCCCTCCAGCGGATCCAGCCGCTCCAGCCGGTACCGCAGGCCGCCCTGCTCGTACGCGCCCTCGCGCAGCGGCAGCGGCTCGTACGGGCCGTCCCCGATCCCGGCGTCCACCCAGTACTCGCTCCCGTCGACGCGGACGGTCAGGGTGAGGTGCCCGCCGCTGACCTCGCGGGAGGCGGGATCGCCGCACACGCCGCCGGAGTGCCGGGTCACTTCGTAGCCGAGGGCTTCGAGGAGCAGGGCGAGGCCGCCGTTGAGGTGGTAGCAGTAGCCGCCGCGGCCGGCGGCGAAGCGGCGGGCCGACAGCTCGGGGTCGATGCCGGGCGGCCGGCCGAGCTGGAT
Above is a genomic segment from Streptomyces sp. NBC_01233 containing:
- a CDS encoding alpha/beta hydrolase codes for the protein MGLTSTTVLALAILAGVLLFAATVWMWPKLSGRTWRAVAGRIGLLLATQLALFSAVGLAANKSFLFYGSWADLFGQETSMGKVVDHSMSSDDIKVVDKQKLDVPGGAKPQVGGQILKVAITGQKSKITSPGYVWLPPEYFQPQHKDQNFPASIVLTGYPGTAENLIKGLDYPMKAFSLSKSGKMKPMILVMLRPTIAPPRDTECVDIPGGPQTETFFAEDLPQAITNTFRVGKKPENMGFIGNSTGGYCALKIAAHYPQTFGAAAGLSAYYDAPDDPTTGDLFHGDEKLKKRADVLHSIGNKKPSGTSFLVTSSEKGEPNLGDTRKFIKKVQGPDRVSSIILDSGGHNFNTWRREIPPMLVWMSGRIQA
- a CDS encoding ABC transporter ATP-binding protein, with the protein product MIRFEHVTKRYPDGTTAVEDLSFEVAEGELVTLVGPSGCGKTTTMKMVNRLIDPTAGRILLAGEDIAAADPVELRRRIGYVIQQVGLFPHKTVLQNTATVPQLIGTPKAKARARAAELLELVGLDPAVYGGRYPEQLSGGQRQRVGVARALAADPPVLLMDEPFGAVDPVVRERLQNEFLTLQKTVRKTILLVTHDLEEAIRLGDRIAVYGTGTIEQFARPAAVLGSPATPYVASFVGSDRGLKRLAVTAVEAADLAAAEGKAPAAAVELGATLREALAALLQEDSGRIGVTDPDSGALVGVLTPEGVHRALRRAQLQDA
- a CDS encoding ABC transporter permease, with protein sequence MAGQNCLVANDWICWDYVTSRSQELTDATVEHIWITGVSVLIGIVVSVPLALLARRGRHWAAPVLAFTTLLYTVPSLAMFSLLLPVFGLSAALVVTGLVLYSLTILVRNVLAGLEAVPEEVREAARGMGYGPGRLMWQVELPLALPALLAGVRIATVSMVALTTVGSIVGKGGLGNLIAPAVNSSFKAQVLTASVLCVLLALVADLLLLGMQRLLTPWTRAGARPAASGKGA
- a CDS encoding ABC transporter permease; this encodes MGVLGGAWDWLANGANWSGESGVWHRLGEHAYVSGVALAVACAVALPVGLYLGHLGKGGALAINVSNIGRAVPVFAVLALFMVSPLRNAGYLPTIAALVLFAVPPLLTNAYVGMRGVDRSVVEAARGMGMSGGQLFLRVELPLARGLVMTGLRSGAVQVIATATIAAMVGQGGLGRIITAGFNTYNTPQVVAGALLVAALALLVEGVLVAADRLLPRAAGHR
- a CDS encoding ABC transporter substrate-binding protein; this encodes MTKTTRVLGASLGALALTVSLAACGGDSLEKSKDGGSSAPAAEGKGSLVVGAAGFTESNVLAELYAQVLKDAGYGTSIKTVNNRELYEPSLEKGEIDVVPEYAATLAEFLNAKVNGPKAPEEKPVASSDVAATVAGLEKLAAPLGLKALSAGGAVDQNAFAVTREFAQKNNLKTLSDLGKSGLKVKIAAGDECSVRPFCAPGLTKAYGIQVSGIDPKGVGTPQAKQAVKDGADQLVLTTTTDATLDSFGLVLLEDDKKLQNADNVLPVVNAKDAGGPEVAAALDQLTKVLTTADLVDLNRKVDAERAKPADVAKAYLESKGLLKK
- a CDS encoding TetR/AcrR family transcriptional regulator; translation: MAAAGTKTALGTRDRLVRTASRLMQHGGYENTPVKQLVREAEATLGSLYHFFPGGKQELAVAAIHFGDEEFAGMLRNGLAAHQDPAEAVEAVAVLLAQELQASDWRDGCPVTATALETVGRLPEIQAACARAFANWQELVAAKLLASGYPEPEARDLAVTVINTLEGAEMTSQVARSRTPLLVAGRHLARLVASYRD
- a CDS encoding NAD(P)-dependent oxidoreductase, whose protein sequence is MNHVSTAQDTKVTVVGLGPMGRAMAAAYLDAGYEVTVWNRSAGKDADLVARGARRAVGIGEAVAASRLTVLSLIDVEAMYGTLGDTDLAGRVLANLSSDVPDAARAAARWAGERGAAYLTGGVNVPPTGIGQEGSSVFVSGPEEVYEEHRAALDVLAATDYRGVDPGYAQLYYQLNMILFWTAYTGWYQALAVARANGLTAADILPYAGYTADSMRGFYTQGAPLVDAGEHGGEYERLAMCAASVEHVLHTAADSGVDTGILAAHAELYRRGVAAGFGADSSSRLIGLLGGAGKPS
- a CDS encoding arylamine N-acetyltransferase family protein, which translates into the protein MISDIFDGYLRRLGVIDPGAPSAEGLFALQRAHLERIAYDNIDIQLGRPPGIDPELSARRFAAGRGGYCYHLNGGLALLLEALGYEVTRHSGGVCGDPASREVSGGHLTLTVRVDGSEYWVDAGIGDGPYEPLPLREGAYEQGGLRYRLERLDPLEGEGEGWSLLSPDMHMPRMNFRDAPATTAGFEAMHTWLSTAEDSPFVRTFALFRRDAEGADVLRGRILTRLDSAKGTSERELADEDELFEVIGSVFGRDLDDLTAADRAALWARVQQAHEAWLSARQG